From a region of the Salvelinus alpinus chromosome 2, SLU_Salpinus.1, whole genome shotgun sequence genome:
- the mbd1b gene encoding methyl-CpG-binding domain protein 1b isoform X8 — translation MHRAPEISEVLLDNRISGRGPGTQDMEVDGEVLKPTNDALLEREERIEVGDNGMERTSEVLSPLEALAPSDSLDIQDHATSGPVMTDHGHTEKIPGGVDLEPPIDWFEPLEDDNYEDDTQGLDMGLAMGERHINSRGDAEEESVAGSERSGSVAGSERNIKNNNNLFSVYRRKKRVKTEEGWEDCPALGEGWKRKAVVRRSGSSVGQSDVYYMSPSNERVRSRVELSKVLADTLDMTMFDYKAGVFRGAGQPKTLRLRKKIRKDHSTSVDCGFSSESSSMGTPSRDPQLQHITPPRPNTSLTQISSASVAHDVEGMKHGATKLPWSPVSALSVSINGKAGSEPSFCVCTICDNSYTGFEYERQMKNPCCPKCRGKNPVYQRFRKWIPCANCKACLTTEDCGSCANCKKALNPDSRKPVSCRKRKCLCPIRKHKPESPQKLDPHPMTNFKIDSGELQNSTPQYSDPEDFSVNVDIDDDDEEFDGDDADYEAWIRKRKRRSCGKCEACNSRMDCGTCDFCIDKPKFGGSNKKRQKCRLRQCQKQAMRHLLPFQLGQTDFGSEEGWVQLGRPRPHFTYSRKTTPKKSKTPQREVDLEFTDDIDEPLQVEDDHSMETAHWRPMLPSSSIPQDENFRNQLPTVQVHKETMEIVKKNALMERVPHILNHLSSPAYCTLFKPADPPVQYGGPPGENTSLAAPDGQSGMNGGRLSVEKDVEMPSGEPEVEEVTPMITQIFSLADSAGTSGIDQDHELLKLLESLRSSALPTLWFAIMVEGPTLQLLQCSKLSHMVDTTVQIDLGFCYQICVQGQQLLLTHPLYEAHPSGLTSVPQVVNLLLDLEKYNVCQGVPNKEQPFSQAPIIIERASTCDFLVLKETEHCPKCKALSCSY, via the exons ATGCATAGAGCCCCAGAAATTAGTGAAGTACTGCTGGATAACCGAATTTCAGGGAGAGGGCCAGGGACTCAAGACATGGAGGTCGACGGAGAGGTACTCAAACCTACAAATGATGCACTtctagaaagggaggagaggattgAGGTTGGGGACAATGGGATGGAGAGGACCTCTGAGGTCCTATCGCCACTGGAGGCCCTGGCTCCCTCGGACAGTCTTGACATTCAGGATCATGCCACATCAGGTCCTGTGATGACAGACCATGGCCATACAGAGAAGATCCCAGGGGGAGTTGATTTAGAGCCCCCTATAGACTGGTTTGAACCCCTGGAGGATGACAATTATGAAGATGACACACAGGGCTTGGACATGGGCCTTGCTATGGGGGAGCGACACATAAATAGCAGAGGGGATGCTGAAGAGGAGAGTGTTGCAGGGAGCGAAAGGAGCGGAAGCGTGGCAGGCAGTGAGAGGAAcatcaagaacaacaacaacCT GTTTTCTGTTTATAGGCGGAAGAAAAGAGTGAAAACTGAAGAGGGCTGGGAGGACTGCCCGGCACTTGGAGAGGGGTGGAAGCGCAAGGCGGTTGTTCGTCGCTCGGGTTCTAGTGTTGGCCAGAGTGACGTTTATTACATGAG TCCGAGTAATGAGCGTGTGAGAAGTAGGGTTGAGCTTTCCAAAGTCCTGGCAGATACTCTGGACATGACAATGTTTGATTACAAAGCAGGGGTGTTCAGGGGTGCTGGACAACCCAAGACACTGCGCCTGAGAAAG AAGATACGGAAGGATCATTCTACCTCAGTGGACTGTGGCTTTTCCTCAGAGTCCAGCTCCATGGGCACACCAAGCAGAGACCCCCAACTCCAACATATCACTCCCCCAAGACCAAACACCTCTCTCACACAGATAAGCTCAGCCTCTGTCGCTCATGATGTGGAAGGTATGAAGCACGGTGCAACTAAACTGCCCTGGAGCCCTGTGTCAGCGCTTTCAGTCTCCATCAATGGGAAGGCTGGTTCAGAGCCCTCCTTTTG CGTCTGTACCATTTGTGATAATTCATACACAGGCTTTGAGTATGAAAGACAGATGAAGAATCCCTGTTGCCCCAAATGCAGGG GCAAGAATCCAGTTTATCAAAGATTCAGGAAG TGGATTCCTTGTGCTAACTGTAAGGCTTGCCTTACCACAGAGGATTGTGGGAGCTGTGCTAACTGCAAAAAAGCGCTGAACCCTGACTCCAGAAAACCTGTCAGCTGTCGGAAACGCAAATGTTTATGTCCGATCCGCAAG caCAAACCCGAAAGTCCCCAAAAGTTGGATCCCCATCCCATGACGAATTTCAAG ATTGACAGCGGAGAATTGCAG AACTCCACTCCTCAATACAGTGACCCCGAAGACTTCTCTGTGAATGTCGATATAGATGATGACGATGAAGAGTTTGATGGTGATGATGCTGACTATGAG GCTTGGATAAGGAAACGTAAGCGACGCTCCTGTGGGAAGTGTGAAGCTTGTAATAGTAGGATGGACTGTGGCACTTGTGATTTCTGCATAGACAAACCGAAGTTTGGAGGCAGCAATAAGAAGAGACAGAAGTGCCGTCTGCGGCAGTGCCAGAAACAGGCCATG AGACACTTGTTGCCCTTTCAGTTGGGTCAGACTGATTTTGGGTCCGAAGAGGGGTGGGTGCAGCTTGGCAGGCCTAGACCTCACTTTACATACAGTCGCAAGACTACCCCAAAGAAAAGTAAAACACCGCAGCGGGAAGTGGACCTGGAGTTCACTGATGATATAGACGAGCCTCTGCAGGTAGAAGATGATCACTCCATGGAAACA GCACATTGGCGCCCTATGCTTCCCAGCAGTAGCATACCCCAGGATGAGAACTTCAGAAACCAGCTACCGACAGTCCAG GTGCATAAAGAGACGATGGAAATTGTCAAAAAGAATGCGCTTATGGAGCGTGTCCCGCATATCCTCAACCATTTAAGTTCTCCAGCA TATTGCACACTGTTCAAACCGGCGGATCCCCCAGTGCAATATGGTGGACCTCCAGGTGAGAATACGTCCTTGGCAGCCCCAGATGGACAGAGTGGAATGAACGGAGGAAGGCTAAGTGTGGAGAAGGATGTAGAAATGCCGTCTGGAGAGCCTGAAGTAGAGGAGGTCACACCTATG ATCACTCAGATCTTCAGTTTGGCTGACAGTGCAGGAACAAGTGGGATTGACCAGGACCATGAACTGCTAAAGCTACTGGAGTCCCTGCGCAGCTCTGCACTCCCCACACTCTGGTTTGCCATAATGGTGGAGGGTCCGACGCTACAGCTACTGCAGTGCTCCAAGCTCTCCCACATGGTGGACACAACTGTCCAGATTGATCTAGGCTTCTGCTATCAGATCTGTGTACAGGGCCAGCAGCTGCTCCTCACCCACCCACTGTATGAAGCTCACCCATCTGGCCTGACCTCTGTGCCCCAGGTAGTGAACCTGCTGCTAGATCTGGAGAAGTACAATGTGTGCCAGGGGGTCCCGAACAAGGAGCAGCCATTCAGCCAGGCTCCAATCATCATTGAGCGGGCATCGACCTGTGACTTTCTGGTACTTAAAGAAACAGAGCACTGTCCGAAGTGTAAGGCCTTATCCTGTAGCTATTAA
- the mbd1b gene encoding methyl-CpG-binding domain protein 1b isoform X4, with protein MHRAPEISEVLLDNRISGRGPGTQDMEVDGEVLKPTNDALLEREERIEVGDNGMERTSEVLSPLEALAPSDSLDIQDHATSGPVMTDHGHTEKIPGGVDLEPPIDWFEPLEDDNYEDDTQGLDMGLAMGERHINSRGDAEEESVAGSERSGSVAGSERNIKNNNNLRKKRVKTEEGWEDCPALGEGWKRKAVVRRSGSSVGQSDVYYMSPSNERVRSRVELSKVLADTLDMTMFDYKAGVFRGAGQPKTLRLRKKIRKDHSTSVDCGFSSESSSMGTPSRDPQLQHITPPRPNTSLTQISSASVAHDVEGMKHGATKLPWSPVSALSVSINGKAGSEPSFCVCTICDNSYTGFEYERQMKNPCCPKCRGKNPVYQRFRKWIPCANCKACLTTEDCGSCANCKKALNPDSRKPVSCRKRKCLCPIRKLCEVAGQERELEHSGSTCTTAYPKYAQRATCLHKPESPQKLDPHPMTNFKIDSGELQNSTPQYSDPEDFSVNVDIDDDDEEFDGDDADYEAWIRKRKRRSCGKCEACNSRMDCGTCDFCIDKPKFGGSNKKRQKCRLRQCQKQAMRHLLPFQLGQTDFGSEEGWVQLGRPRPHFTYSRKTTPKKSKTPQREVDLEFTDDIDEPLQVEDDHSMETAHWRPMLPSSSIPQDENFRNQLPTVQVHKETMEIVKKNALMERVPHILNHLSSPAYCTLFKPADPPVQYGGPPGENTSLAAPDGQSGMNGGRLSVEKDVEMPSGEPEVEEVTPMITQIFSLADSAGTSGIDQDHELLKLLESLRSSALPTLWFAIMVEGPTLQLLQCSKLSHMVDTTVQIDLGFCYQICVQGQQLLLTHPLYEAHPSGLTSVPQVVNLLLDLEKYNVCQGVPNKEQPFSQAPIIIERASTCDFLVLKETEHCPKCKALSCSY; from the exons ATGCATAGAGCCCCAGAAATTAGTGAAGTACTGCTGGATAACCGAATTTCAGGGAGAGGGCCAGGGACTCAAGACATGGAGGTCGACGGAGAGGTACTCAAACCTACAAATGATGCACTtctagaaagggaggagaggattgAGGTTGGGGACAATGGGATGGAGAGGACCTCTGAGGTCCTATCGCCACTGGAGGCCCTGGCTCCCTCGGACAGTCTTGACATTCAGGATCATGCCACATCAGGTCCTGTGATGACAGACCATGGCCATACAGAGAAGATCCCAGGGGGAGTTGATTTAGAGCCCCCTATAGACTGGTTTGAACCCCTGGAGGATGACAATTATGAAGATGACACACAGGGCTTGGACATGGGCCTTGCTATGGGGGAGCGACACATAAATAGCAGAGGGGATGCTGAAGAGGAGAGTGTTGCAGGGAGCGAAAGGAGCGGAAGCGTGGCAGGCAGTGAGAGGAAcatcaagaacaacaacaacCT GCGGAAGAAAAGAGTGAAAACTGAAGAGGGCTGGGAGGACTGCCCGGCACTTGGAGAGGGGTGGAAGCGCAAGGCGGTTGTTCGTCGCTCGGGTTCTAGTGTTGGCCAGAGTGACGTTTATTACATGAG TCCGAGTAATGAGCGTGTGAGAAGTAGGGTTGAGCTTTCCAAAGTCCTGGCAGATACTCTGGACATGACAATGTTTGATTACAAAGCAGGGGTGTTCAGGGGTGCTGGACAACCCAAGACACTGCGCCTGAGAAAG AAGATACGGAAGGATCATTCTACCTCAGTGGACTGTGGCTTTTCCTCAGAGTCCAGCTCCATGGGCACACCAAGCAGAGACCCCCAACTCCAACATATCACTCCCCCAAGACCAAACACCTCTCTCACACAGATAAGCTCAGCCTCTGTCGCTCATGATGTGGAAGGTATGAAGCACGGTGCAACTAAACTGCCCTGGAGCCCTGTGTCAGCGCTTTCAGTCTCCATCAATGGGAAGGCTGGTTCAGAGCCCTCCTTTTG CGTCTGTACCATTTGTGATAATTCATACACAGGCTTTGAGTATGAAAGACAGATGAAGAATCCCTGTTGCCCCAAATGCAGGG GCAAGAATCCAGTTTATCAAAGATTCAGGAAG TGGATTCCTTGTGCTAACTGTAAGGCTTGCCTTACCACAGAGGATTGTGGGAGCTGTGCTAACTGCAAAAAAGCGCTGAACCCTGACTCCAGAAAACCTGTCAGCTGTCGGAAACGCAAATGTTTATGTCCGATCCGCAAG ctgtgcgaagttgctggacaagagcgggaactggaacactctggatcgacgtgtacgacagcgtatcccaaatatgctcaaagagcgacatgtctg caCAAACCCGAAAGTCCCCAAAAGTTGGATCCCCATCCCATGACGAATTTCAAG ATTGACAGCGGAGAATTGCAG AACTCCACTCCTCAATACAGTGACCCCGAAGACTTCTCTGTGAATGTCGATATAGATGATGACGATGAAGAGTTTGATGGTGATGATGCTGACTATGAG GCTTGGATAAGGAAACGTAAGCGACGCTCCTGTGGGAAGTGTGAAGCTTGTAATAGTAGGATGGACTGTGGCACTTGTGATTTCTGCATAGACAAACCGAAGTTTGGAGGCAGCAATAAGAAGAGACAGAAGTGCCGTCTGCGGCAGTGCCAGAAACAGGCCATG AGACACTTGTTGCCCTTTCAGTTGGGTCAGACTGATTTTGGGTCCGAAGAGGGGTGGGTGCAGCTTGGCAGGCCTAGACCTCACTTTACATACAGTCGCAAGACTACCCCAAAGAAAAGTAAAACACCGCAGCGGGAAGTGGACCTGGAGTTCACTGATGATATAGACGAGCCTCTGCAGGTAGAAGATGATCACTCCATGGAAACA GCACATTGGCGCCCTATGCTTCCCAGCAGTAGCATACCCCAGGATGAGAACTTCAGAAACCAGCTACCGACAGTCCAG GTGCATAAAGAGACGATGGAAATTGTCAAAAAGAATGCGCTTATGGAGCGTGTCCCGCATATCCTCAACCATTTAAGTTCTCCAGCA TATTGCACACTGTTCAAACCGGCGGATCCCCCAGTGCAATATGGTGGACCTCCAGGTGAGAATACGTCCTTGGCAGCCCCAGATGGACAGAGTGGAATGAACGGAGGAAGGCTAAGTGTGGAGAAGGATGTAGAAATGCCGTCTGGAGAGCCTGAAGTAGAGGAGGTCACACCTATG ATCACTCAGATCTTCAGTTTGGCTGACAGTGCAGGAACAAGTGGGATTGACCAGGACCATGAACTGCTAAAGCTACTGGAGTCCCTGCGCAGCTCTGCACTCCCCACACTCTGGTTTGCCATAATGGTGGAGGGTCCGACGCTACAGCTACTGCAGTGCTCCAAGCTCTCCCACATGGTGGACACAACTGTCCAGATTGATCTAGGCTTCTGCTATCAGATCTGTGTACAGGGCCAGCAGCTGCTCCTCACCCACCCACTGTATGAAGCTCACCCATCTGGCCTGACCTCTGTGCCCCAGGTAGTGAACCTGCTGCTAGATCTGGAGAAGTACAATGTGTGCCAGGGGGTCCCGAACAAGGAGCAGCCATTCAGCCAGGCTCCAATCATCATTGAGCGGGCATCGACCTGTGACTTTCTGGTACTTAAAGAAACAGAGCACTGTCCGAAGTGTAAGGCCTTATCCTGTAGCTATTAA